TACTTCCTCCCTTTGGTCAGCACAGACTCTGACAGCAGCGCAAGCTGATGGAAGCGAGGATACTCATACACCTGAAGAGGCTTCACACCTTCAGGTGCCAGGAGCACGACGTTGGAAACCTGCATATTCTTGGCATGGAGAATGATGGTGCTGGTGTCTTCGTGCACATCCAGCTGAATACGAACAACGCCAGTGAAGTCGAGGGAGGTCAGATTGGGGTGGATGGTCAGGTCATAGTGGAGGGGGGAAATGGTTTTGGGAAGTCGCATGCGGTCCCAGGGGAAGGGCTGCCCATTGGTGGCTCTGTGGAGGTTGTCTTGATTAGGTAACTGTGCTGCTGATGTTAAAGGGAaagcagcagacagcagcagcaggacaggAACTAACATGGCGCCAGTGGAAGCAGGAATGTAATACACCTGTAATACAAATACCACACATAGGCACGGTTATGTTGCACGGTTATGTTCAGTGTAGAGGGCATATTCAAAACGTCAAATCTTTGTTAGACATGTATTGCCAGCTTCATATTCACAACAGCAGTGCAGCTAAAACAACAACCGCACAAAATGAGAGGTGAGCTGGGAACTTATACTTTCGATCTCAGTTACATTAGCATTCAGTCATGGCTTTTAAGTCTTATAGAAAACTTGTAAGGCGCCAAAACTCAGACGttatgttgctttttatttctcaacATCAGCCATTACATTATTTCGTCACATTTTGAACTTACCGTGTTGTCTAGTGCACGAAAGTTGCGTTCAAATTATTCAACAATGAAagtgaaacagcagcaggaggaggaagtgcatgctgggaaaaaACGGAGGAAAACACCATGTGTTTTACTGTGACTCAGACTGAAGATCGCTTCATTTCAGGACGTGTCTGCAGCCAGACAGACAAggaagtacaagtacttttatttttgaacaaaaaaacagtgacCAGTAACATTGCCGCATCCATCGCTCCATCATGATTACAAAGAGGTGGCAGCAGCAAAAATGAGCTACTGTATCAAACTAACAACATCCACAGCAAACAGGAAGTGTCGTGCTGTTATGAGCTGCAATTATATATTTAACCACTAGAGGCAGTCATTGCTGTAACTCACAGAAAGAGCTGTTTGGCTCCTTTCTAGTTTTATGGATGCTCTTATGTGATCATGGAAagttccactttttttttaaattgttggcttgttatatttaaatgaatacattatTGTAAGTAACTACTCCTTGGAAACAGTATTTTTCTGAGATacatttaatattgtaaaacacCAAGATAACCAAATATCTCATATGATGATTTGGtctaaagtttttcttttactgctaATGGAGTGAATGATTTCATCCTTACTACAAAAGCTTTGCTCAACACGTGGCtttgggattttatttatttttttaatcaatctgCTAATCTGATCTGGTCCAGGTAAACAGAGAGGTTTACTGTCTAACTGCATGGATTATTATCTTCGTCCTCAGACATAACAGCAATAATGTGATCAACAGAATAATCAACAGAAATAATGTGATGCTGAAGACAGAGACAAGAGGAGTGGACAGACAGGAGGCCAGTTATGTGAGACCTGATTCTGATACTGTTACTGCCCAGTGACTTTTAAAGCTATTTGCTCCCAAACATCTTGGAAAGTACATAtgtaaatcagagaaatcaaattCTCTTTCCACAACCACATATTTTGGACCTTCctatttctaaaacattttgtacagcAATGCTGTGGAAGCTACTTTGGCCATTGCTTTGCAACCTTTAGGGGGTTTTGAGGGCCTGTTGGGGGTTTCAAGGAATGTGCACTTTAGATTTGTACACAGCGTTCATTAGTCAGACATCTGCTATCGAGAAACAATGCATGATTACAGTCAAATCCGACTTCCTGAAAtacatcaaataaatatttcaaaaaacatgttttgttttatggctcaaaaaaaagagttaaataaataataaatgtaaatctcttataaatgtaattcaaaatattttcaaataaaataagtcCATCTTAATggcaaaatgttgctttttagTTTTCAATTAAGTTTGTTTATATCCAGTAGTGGCACATGAGTGTTTGGTACAACATGTTATTATCCTGCTCTTCACGCTTTCTATAGGTCCTTATTTGCATAAAgcctcctttttttaaatcgCTTTCAAATTTATACTGTCACATTAGAAATGACTGGTCTCTTCCTTGTCTATTGaagtttaaacaaaatacatgaGGCTTCACCGATATccaaaaagacattaaaataaatgggtTTTACAGCCCCTGTTACATAAACAGGGCTAAAGTCTATCCCATCTACAAACATTAATGAGTAAACTTTACAATGAGCGTGTATTTATCTTAAGGGAGGTCACTTTAGCAGCTGTAGTGAGAACAGGACCACAAGGACGGCAAACTATTTTACCAAGTGGCTCATCTGAGGCAAGAGGATGATAAAACAGGTGTTAGTTGGTGTTATATGTGGTGCTGCTGTACTCACTGTTGGTATCCTAATTGGCCACTTTGGTATCACTAAGACCGGCAGCTCGGCTCCATCCTGGGTGACAGATGTGACGAAAGATGTGGACGAAAGCCTCATTGACAAGTTCCTGTCCGAGGTGGACAACATCCAGATTCAAGAAAACCTAAGGTGAGTTAACCAGTAAGAAATCAACACAAAATGCTGTCAAACGTTTAATCACAATATGTCTTCCTATGAGGTCCAATGAGAAAaaatgtgtcagtgtcagtgaagTTTCAGAATGTTTTACAATCTTTCTGTGGTGTCTTCATAGAACAGTACCATAGCTGAACCATAAGGTAATCAAACTTTTCCTTGGCCTCATCCGCAGGGAGTTGACTAAAGTGCCCCATATGGCCACCACAGCTGGAGATGAGCAGACAGTGCAGTTTATGTTGAAAAGATGGCAGGACCCTGAAACTGGTCTCGATAAGGCCTGGAGGGAGGAGTACTTGGTCTACCTATCGTTCCCTGATCCTACGAACCCCAATAAGGTCACTGTAGGTGAGTCCACAGCTTGTTGTATTGGATTAGGAACGAGGAAGGGAAACCATTCTAGGTATTCAGCATGTTAGGCTGCAAAACCTGCAGTAAAACAGGTCAAACGGGCGGTAAGACGTTCGTCCACGTTATTACAGTTCTTCTTTTATGTTTCTTCAAATGCATCAAGTTTAGCGGAGGATGCTTACTTTGTTTGCTTGTCTGTGAAACAACATTGCATTTTATACCAACTTGCTAAAATTTCAGTGAGCCCATCTGACACTGTGTTGCACCAAGTCcgagaaaaagagaagaattaCACTTCAGACCAAAACGATCCCGAGGTGGTTCAGCCGTATGCTGCATACTCCCCTGCTGGACACCCAAAGGTAAAGAGCTCCAACCCTATGTAGATtactaaattaaattgaataCTATTTTAAGTCTAATTTGGGACATTTACAGAAAGCATATGATCAAgtataaactgtaaaaattcCCCCCACTATGTCTAAAACAGCTGCATTAATAACCAGGTTCCGCTTAACAGAAAGGGGAGCTGTGCACAGCaccactgaaagaaaaaagtagaattcacTTTCAAATACGCCACAGAATATCTACAATGACGTATTCTAACGCCAGATTGTAAAAGAGATGAAGCCCTAAATATGGGACTTTAAACCTACATGTCCAGATGTGAACCGCATTTCTTCCCCGGTGTATGAAGTTTTACACCAAATACTGATTTCCActctttttttaagtaaagtattattttaaaaaggtaatgAATTTGCATCTAATACGTTACAGTCTTTTTGTATGTATGCACCATATATGCACAGATTTGTGACATAAAGCTGTAGGTTCTGTTTATGGAGCTTTCTGGTTAAAAGAATGAATTTATGAGCAGCAATTTACTGTAACTATAGAAATCATTAAGACACATTTGTGGCACATACCCATCTGTCATAAACATAAACTTTGAGGCTTTAACACACAGAGATCATCAAATGGCACCTTTGGTAAACAGAGTTTATTTTTGGTGCAACATAAAAATCTGAACAGTGAATGGAAGGAAACAATAATTTGggttaaaatacagtatatgtattttttaatactcACATACTCATTACCTTTTTGGTCAAAGCCAGATAGATACACCTAGTGTGTTTCATAACCATTTGAAGGTCTTAGATAAAATTATCTGCAAGTTATGAAGTAGACAGTTAATAAACCAACAAGTCCATCAAGACTATCTGATATGTGATATTGTTATCTGTGACCATCTCTTTCAAGGAAGGAGGGGAGATGATAAGAGTAGCAGTGAAAGAGGAGGCTGTGGTCACAAGTAAAGATGCACTTTTTTTATctgcattatgtgtgtgtgaactgacAGAAAAGCACATTGGTCTATTCTGAGATGTGTGATGATTTTGGAAGGAAGTGTTAGAGGTCCCTAAAAATCCACTAAAGCGCCTTTTTTATTCTCATTCATAAAGTTTAGTAAAAGTGTTAAAAAGGGCAGCTGTGTTTGAGGCCATTATGTCCTGATTGTATGTGAATATCTGTCTGCTGTTAACATTATGTTGACTTTTCTGATGGTTTTAGGGGAAACTGGTTTACGCCAACCAGGGGAAACCAAGTGACTATCATTTACTGAACCAGACAGTGGATCTCAGGGGAACTATTGCCATTACCAGATATGGTGGAGCAGGAAGAGGAGCTAAAGTGAGTTGCACACTGCATTAATTAGTGACTGACCTCTCCACTATAATAAAACTGCTGTGCCAAAAGCCTCAGTTGTTAGTGTTCTGGCAATTGTTATTACAAGACTTGTATTATTATTGAGACAGCAAATGATCTGAAGGACTAACAACGTAACAGATGTAACAATCTCATGAGTTTACAGTCAAATAAGCATCTAGATCACACAGCTACCAGGGTGGAAATAACTGTAACACTCTAACACAAATTTGACAAATATAATTGTTAACAAATGACCTGTGTGTCTCACCCAGGCTATCAATGCAGCACCCTACGGTGTGATTGGTGTGCTTGTCTACACAGACCCTTTGGACATCAATGATGGTCTCATGTCAGACACCAGTGAGACATATCCTCACTCTTGGTATCTGCCACCCTCAGGTGTGGAGAGAGGTTCCTTTAACGGTCAATATGGAGACATGCTCACGCCCTACCTGGCTGCGAAAGGTAACTTATGTGAAATGAGTACACAAGGTAGCCATACAGTAAGACTTTTTTAATTGCATGTTTAGTACGTTGCTGCACTTTGGCCCCAGTACTGTCACAAAGGGAAGTTTTACAGCTGCTACAAAaatttacacaaagaaaaaaggtaatTATACTAGGATGTTTATCTTTTCTAGAAAATCCTCAGACACAGAAACAATTTTACTAATTTACTAATGTTTCAATGTTTTGCAGAGGGCACCTACAGAATCCCAGTGGAGAACATTACAGGGATTCCTCCCATTCCCATTCAACCAATTGGATTTGAAGATGCTTATATATTAATCTGGTCTGTAATTAGATAAATTTGCTTATGGAATAAACAAAGCCCCAAATAGTCAGTGATGAACTacttctgacatttttttcctttggtcaTATCAGTGCACTGGGTGGAGAAGCAGCTCCTGCTTCTTGGCAGGGAGCATTCAACTGCACATACAACTTTGGTGGTCCAGGGTTCAAATCTACATCTGCTTTCAATGACAGGTAGTCAACTGCCAGGCAAATTCCTGCATAAGCTACACTGAATTAAATACACAGAATTAAgagcatttattttatcaaatgaaCCGGGTTCacaacagagagaggaggagcacCAATCTCTTCCACATTAGATGATAACATGGATTCAAACTACCGGATAGGTACCAGGAAGTCCCAAAACAACAAGCATACTCTGTGTGGAGGGAGAACGGGACCAGTGAACCATTTGCATTTCAGTCCTACTatcaaaacatttgctttacattttatttactttttgttagATGTTAGTAGGCTTGTTTCACACTTCAGAATCACTGCttttttcagataaaaaaaaaaaattaataaattatagaGTGAGTTTCAAAGTAGGGTCTATACTAAGCCATTGTGTATCTCTTCCTGGTTGCTTCATACTTATGTGGAATATCTGTTCCAGTGATGTGAAAATGGACATCTTCAACCAGGAAAAGATTAAGAACTCCTCCAATGTGATGGGAGTTATCCGAGGAAGTGTCGAGCCAGGTGAGACTGATTCCCAAAGTCAAACCAAAGGATCAGCTGATGGGATGTGAATAATCTGTGGCAACGCTGTgttcatgctgtgtgtgtgtgcacagataGGTATGTGATCTATGGGAACCACAGGGACAGTTGGGTTCACGGTGCCATCGACCCGAGCAGTGGGACAGCCGTCATGTTGGAACTGACCAGGGTGCTGGGACGGATGGTCAAGCAGGGTGAGGAGAGTCATGGCTAACAGACTCTGTGACTATGTAGCTAgttggaaaatgtaataaaatatcttttcaCTTAAGTTAAAATGTATCTCAAAGTCTTAAGAATGCAAGAATGTAACTTTATGTTGTTATTTGCATATCTGTACAAAGATTAGTTTCCAGAGGGCTGGCATCatgaagtaaaaaatattattttggcaCTTATAATAATCACTATGATGTGAGTGGATGCCACATGGAAGCATGCAGTTGCTATTTACAATTGCATCATGCTATTTACTGCATAGGCTGGATAAAAGTTATTCTGTTCATCTTTGTGGCAGGCAAATGGAGGCCTCGCAGGTCGATTGTTTTTGGGAGCTGGGGAGCAGAGGAATTTGGCCTAATAGGATCCGCAGAATACACAGAGGTGATTTTATTTAATCCAGACACATTAGATATAACACCAAGCAAATTATTTCAGAATTGTCACTACATTTGCCGCGGATTTAAGTGTCACTTGTTTACTTAAAGTAACAAATGTGACCTTGATCTTGTATTTTTTGCAGCAATACTTTGCCAAGCTCAGCGAACGCACTGTTGCATACATCAATGTGGATATAGCTGTTTTTGGTAAGAAGCTCCACCTGCCAGAGTGAATGTGTATTATATGCTATAATTTCAGTTCTTTAGCTCCACCGAGACAGATGCAGCCTTTATACAAATAATCTCAGAAATTCCTACATGGTTAAAGTCTTGTAGATCTTGGATATTAACAAGCTTAAAAATCATCTTGTATCTTTCAGCCAATGCCACCCTCAGAGCTTCTGGGATGCCATCAGTACAGAACGTCATCTTCACAGCTGCAAAACAGGTGATGTCATGTTCAGGTGTTCTAATGCACCATTTTAAGTTCAACAAAACTGTTACGAGGAACCTTTCACATaaaagtgtttattgttaagGTTGCTGCACCTGGACTGGACTCCACATCTGTGTATGACAACTGGATACGATACTCCAACAGGACAAGCCCGAATCATGGAACCATTCCCAGGTAATCAGCGACTGTTACACCTCTCCCAGGTCTCCCACATCATCCAACATCATTACGTCTGAGGAGAAGATTTATCATGAGCTATCAGTTTCTGTCTATTTGCAGAAAGTTGGCTAAATGTATTGCTGCTCTTGACCAAAAAGCTGTGATCAACATTCTGAATTAGATTTTGTTTCTGATTGAACATTTGTAACACACGGGTTAGGTGTTCAACTGTCCTGGAGTGAATGAGACAGCCAATGCAGGCAAAGTCACTAAGAATTGTGAACCCACCTTAACCTTAACTGATAAAATGCTTGTTGGTAGAAAGACTAATCAGAGGATCCTGATTGGACAACAAAGGAAGAATTAAACTGAATGGCTGCAAATGGGTAGATGTACCGTTTactttgtgtatctgtgtgcagATGAAAACATACCGTACACTCATTCTTAGTTAAAATAGTGAAGATGGCAAAGTTAGTTGAT
This window of the Channa argus isolate prfri chromosome 11, Channa argus male v1.0, whole genome shotgun sequence genome carries:
- the naaladl1 gene encoding aminopeptidase NAALADL1 produces the protein MIKQVLVGVICGAAVLTVGILIGHFGITKTGSSAPSWVTDVTKDVDESLIDKFLSEVDNIQIQENLRELTKVPHMATTAGDEQTVQFMLKRWQDPETGLDKAWREEYLVYLSFPDPTNPNKVTVVSPSDTVLHQVREKEKNYTSDQNDPEVVQPYAAYSPAGHPKGKLVYANQGKPSDYHLLNQTVDLRGTIAITRYGGAGRGAKAINAAPYGVIGVLVYTDPLDINDGLMSDTSETYPHSWYLPPSGVERGSFNGQYGDMLTPYLAAKEGTYRIPVENITGIPPIPIQPIGFEDAYILICALGGEAAPASWQGAFNCTYNFGGPGFKSTSAFNDSDVKMDIFNQEKIKNSSNVMGVIRGSVEPDRYVIYGNHRDSWVHGAIDPSSGTAVMLELTRVLGRMVKQGKWRPRRSIVFGSWGAEEFGLIGSAEYTEQYFAKLSERTVAYINVDIAVFANATLRASGMPSVQNVIFTAAKQVAAPGLDSTSVYDNWIRYSNRTSPNHGTIPRMGFLTGAGSDYAAFVHYLGITSMDISYTYDRSKTNARIYPAYHTAYDTFNYASEFIDPGFLSHQAIARTAGNVLIRLADSLVLPLNCSDYSESLDDYLNTAVSLYEHKLKAWKISMEPLKHAVASFRSAAAHLDHVIRTSDLAKETPLKVRKINDQLMLLDRAFLDPLAFPDKYAYRHVIWASSSAGKPTFPGLADAFASAESSGHSRDWDKVHFHLSVLSQAIEGAAQTLLDVI